The Leishmania mexicana MHOM/GT/2001/U1103 complete genome, chromosome 25 genome contains the following window.
GGAGTTTGCATCGTACGTGGAGCCGATGGTGTTCCAGGTGCGTACCAACTACCTCATCTCTTACTCCAAGAGCTTTGGCACGCTGTCACTTGTGGAGCTCGGTgctcggctgcagctgcaggagcaaCCGTGCAAGGAGCTGTGCACGAGTGCCATTCTCCTGGGTCTCATCAACGCTCACGTGGACGATGCGCGGAAGCTGCTTCTGTTTCAGCGTGCATCGCGCGCCGTGCCTAGCAGCGTGGCTGTGTTGCGTGATCTGTCCGACTTGACGAGCGAACTCTGCTGTAAGTAGGCGTAGTTGCGGCCGTGAGCGGCGGGTGCGTTAGCgggccctctccccctccgtcttCACCCGCGCTGCGACTGACCATGACGCAGGCGTCGCATACGGGGAGgccgctgctctccatcctactccccccccttcccgccccgccccgaTGGCGCCATCCCTTTTGGCGGTTTGAGAACTGTTTTCCTCTTGCTGTTCTGTGTGGTGGCTACTTGCGACACAACCGCCGCTGAGATCGGAGGAACAGGTGGAGGTCAACGCCGACGTGCAATGAAACATAGAAgccgacggaggaggagggcggttTGTGttaccgctgctgcttcttcccccctcctcacagaagccgcgcgtgtgtgggcacGTGTATACCCCCGGTGTTGTCATGGCACACGCCCCGTCTCGCGCTTCTTTTCTACACTCTGCCACTCTTTGTCGGGTACCTTctgtcctctctctccttggGCCATTTTGTTTTCGATCTTGGCAGCCGTCATGAGGGCATagagcacgcacaccccaAACACCAATGCAAGCGTAAAGACCTTGTTCAGAGCtttgacacacacacacacacacacacacacgcatcacTCTGTgctgcccccctctctccttcgcctcttcctcctctgctgtGCCACATTCACATCaccggcccctccccctcttcctgtGCTCTGCGCGCATGAGAGGCGCACCGCCAAAAGGTGCGGAGGGAAACACGACAAGAtagaaggaggagggaagccGTGCAGAGCTGTGCTGACTGCACGTACGCGCATCCATTCATAGACAagcagacacacccacatacaTCTACAAGCAGCTGTGCTACACTTGTATCAACCccccttcacacacacacacacacacacacacacacagacgttATTGCCAGCAGCCGCATCCCGCgctgtgcacgcacgcacctgcCCTACACATATAGAGACACCAACACGCGTACCGTCGTCGCCATGCCGCGCCAACCGACCAAAAACCGCATTAACATGCACGACATTGTCGAGCAGCCCCTCACCGCCATTCCAGATGCCGTGGACGCGGTCCTGCGCCGTCCAGAGCCGCTGGACGAGCTCGAGGTGCAGAGCATCTTCTTCGAGAGCTCGTACATACTTCtgcgggcagaggaggcgctcTCGGCCAAGGACGGCAACGCATTCTGTGCCCTCTTCAAGATCTTCTCTGAGGGCTTTGCCCACAGCGAGGCCTCTTTCGAAGAGGGCATCCGCACAATGGTGGAGAACGAGTCCTTGCTGCAGACAATGCACGCAATTTTCAAAGTGGttgtggagcaggaggccctgccgctgcacagcgccggcaccgttGAGCTTATCCAAGTGCTCAGCAGCCTGTGCGATggcgcggcgctgaaggacaGGTGTGGGGCGCTGTTTATGCGGGGGTTTGCCAAGGTACTGCAGCGTGTGTACTCAAAcacagaggaggcgcgccgGCACTTCCACGTGCAGCGAGGCACAGCAACGGCACTCATCAACCTTGTGAAGGGGTCAAAGCAAAACAAACAGCGCCTGGCATCGTGGAAGTTCGTGGcggactgctgcgctgcctctGTTGACGTCTTCTTCCAGTTGCAGTGTGTCGAGCTGCTGTTCCGTGTGTCGCGACAGAACAAAGACGTCTTCTCCCACCTCGGCGGCTCACTCCCGCCCGCAACGATCGAGGAGTTGCGAGCGCTGCCCAACGACGGCACGCTGCTTTCTCGCATGACGCTGCTGATTGAGCACCTCAACGAGGGCcgcgcgcaggtgctgcgctACCCACTGAAGGAAGTCGTTGCCGCGGAGACGACGCTGACAAGCTCCACCAATGCCTACTTCACGCCCAACTACGTGATTGTCATGGTCACGGCCGCCAACGCCGACAACATTACGATACCGTACCGCATCATCCGCTCCATTACTCTCGGCCGCGATGGTCGCGTCATTGTGCGACTGGAGGAGTTCCCCGTCAAGCTGGAGTTGCTGCTGAGCCACACGACGGGCATGGACACCGTCACCTTCTACATGGCCCAGGAGGAGCTCGCCACCTTCAAGCAGTCCACGGTACGGCAGTGGAtcgtggaggcgctgcaggtgcggaAAGAGGAGcaacgccaccaccgtccaCCGCAGGCACCGCGCTCCCCGGACTCCATGGTGAAGCcagcggagaaggcggagccgGTGGCACACGAGTCTTTGTCTTCCACGACGCCTGCTGCTTCTTTGCATGAGACTTCTGATGACACGGTCACGGCAAGGAAGAAGGCGCGGCTGGAGGGTGCCGcagcatctgctgctgcagtgcccTGCACGAATCATCCTCCAATTGCCGCCCTCCTGCACGTGGTGGATgcgctggtggagcaggCAGCTACGCCGAATGAGGCGCAGGCGATGTTGCTGCAGCTACGTCGGCTCATGGAGGCTCGCAAGGAGATGCAGCGCGGGAAATCGATGGATAACCTAAGCGACGCCATGCGGCACATCCAAAACCGCGTTGACGAGACGCGCCGCACGGCAAAGGAGAACAGAACGGCGTGGCACCAGGCCATgttggaggagctggagcgaGTAGAGAACGTCGTAGTCGGTGCGCAGGacaaggcggcagcgggggtggagcagctgaaTGATCACCTGAAGAAGGTCAAGGCGAGCAACCAGGCCATCAACGAACGGATTGCGTGCATGGATATTGAGTTGCAGCAAACCTTGGAGGAGCTCcgtgaggaggagctgcgctgGACCAACGAGATCCACACCAAGTGCATGCGTGAGGCGGAGCGACTGGAGTTCGAAGTCGATCAGCACCTTGTCAACCGTAGCCGGCCAATGGCGCTCTTATCGGACTACATGCGACAGTAGGCGGTGTCGTGCCACCGAACGCGCATGTAGCACGACCTATTTCCTGTGCTGTGTGCTCTATCCTTGCGCGCTGCATCAGTGCACGCACAGGTGCACGCGTAAGCCCGGCGCTACAAAACCCGAAAAGAGAGGGTGATAATGCGGGGATGTGCGCTGTtgctcggcggcaggcgtgtctgtctgtgctgtggtgtgtggtCTGTGTGTCCGCCAGAGGGAGTTTAGAAGGAGggcaaggggggagggaggtgcaTACGAGAATGTGTGATGCCGCACTGCACAAGCCCGCATGCCCCATCCCGTGCTCGTTGTCGTCTGGTATATTTCCTGtgtctcccctctcttcctccttctCTGTGCTTACCGTGAGCCATCACGCACCCATGCATGCGTGCGGGTGCTCTCTGCCAACCTGCCTGCCTTTAGACAAGAACAATGTCAGCGAGATAAAAACGAAACGACGTGAAAAGGATGGAGagtgtggcggcagcagcacatctCACCTCGCGGTAAAACCGAGGGGAGAAGGTCGATTGTTTTattctgccgccgctgcaccttcCTCGTTCTCTCTTCTGCTCCCCTTGTGCCTGCGTGCTTGGCGTGCGCTACGAATCATGATGTTTTCGTGGccccgtgctgctgcttccttTTATGGTTGCGTGGTTGgtcctcccctctctgcaCTCAAAGTCTCTCCTCTTTTGCGTTTCGCTGATCGCCTTTCTACCCGTTCTTCTCGGCATCATCACAACGAcgtcacgcacacgtgcgcactgctgagccgcctgctgctgctgaaaaGATCAACAACAAAGCGGACTAGTGTTTATCCGTCTCTGCTTTCTCACTGTGTTGGGCTCGAGGTTGTATGCGCTTCTtcgcgcgcgtgtatgtAAGTCGCTCTATACTTTTTCTTCTCTGAGCACCTCTCTGCGATTCCCACGGGAGGCACTCGGTGCATCATGGCGTGGCTTGGAGACGCGGTCGACGCGCAGTACACGATCGACACGGTGTCGAAGCaacaggcgctgctgccgtcctcCAATGCCTTTTCAATCTTCCCGAAGGATCATGTTCTGCGCATCTTTCAGCTAGATGCGCTTGTGTTGCAACAGGAACTCGTCGAGATTCTGCAAATGGCGCTCTTCCATGTGTTTGACATCCCGCCCCTCCAGCACTTTCGCTTCGCCTATCAGGAGGAGCTTGTGCTCGTGTTGGATGCCCTGTTGTACCGTCTGTCGGTGTGGAGCATGGGGCAGTCCATCGGGGACCGACTGCAGAACTTAGTCCTTCGCGATGAAGAGCGGGCGCGTCTGCTGGCCCTGCAGAACACAAGGTCGATCCTCCCCAGCCTCGCTCCATCCCGCCGACTCCTGCTGGTGCACGCGATCATGACGCTTGTAATCCCGTACGTCACCCGCAAGGTGCAGCGAAAGGTACTAGAGGAGGGCTGGGAGCGTGAGCCCGTCGCAACGACGCGGTATCGCATCGCCAAGGCACTCCGCTATGCCGTCGTCACATGGTCTTTGCTCTCTCTTGCCAACACGTTCAACTTCCTGATGACGGGGAAGTACCGCACCCTCGTCGAGCGCAGCCTGTCTCTCCGTCTCGTCTACGGCTCGCAGCGGATGATGCGCTTTACAAACCTACTCTACATGAATCAGCACGTGCAGTGGCAAACGTGGATGTCGCTCTTCAGCGCGCTTAGTCTGGGGCGATACTTCCGGCGACTCATGAAAAGCTTCAGCTCCGTTgcatcgtcgccggcgtTGCTATCCATGAACGAGAACTTGTGCAGCGCGTGCCATGAGCTGCCGACAGTGTGCCAGCGGTCGAACTGCGGCCACCGCTACTGCTACTACTGCATCAAGAGTCGGCTGCTCGATAGTCAATCCACCGGCTCCTTTCGTTGTATAAAATGTGGCCAAGCCGTGCACAGCTGCGCCCCTGCGTAGGTCGCAAGGGAATGTCCACCTGTCGTGCTGTGCTTAGCCGTCGTCCCTGCTTTGTTACTCTGCCGGCGTGCATCGgcccgcctctctctgcgtgttcAAGTGAAGGTGTCTGGCTGCATGGGCTTCCGTAGGTCATGTGAGatggtggcgatggtgctTACCGAGGAGCGACGTCGGGGCCGACGTCCGTATGTGCCCCcggccctcctccccacctctctGCCCCCACCCTCATCACCACCGTCCCATTCGTCTCAATAACGgtacgtatgtgtgtgaggaggtgcggctCTTGGGATGCGTGTGTTGCTGTcgaggagagaagaaagggagggggggggcggggaagAGGATGCACGCATCGTCGCCATGATCAGAAGAAGGAGCAACTCTGCATTTAGATGCCATGTATATCGTGTTggatgatggtggtgggtgaATGTGGTGCGGCATACCCATGGAAGCGGCTGCCTTGCCGGGAGAGGTGGCGCATCTATATTCCCGTACATGTCAAGGCGGCATTTTGTTTCGTGTGGGCGAAGATATatcatcgcctcctcctcatcaaATCTCCTCCTCATTTCTCTGCATATGTACGTGCGtatatacatgtgtgtgGTCATCATCGACGCAGGTGTGGCACAGTGAGCTGTACCCTCGCCTTTTGGGACCGGGCACTCTCTCTGTTGACTCCCTcgtcccttcccctccccctcatctctcccccgcctttctctgcctcccttcttctccgTGCATCTGTGTGCGCGGATGCATCGCTTTGGCGTCGCACtcgcgtacacacacgcgcgccgcacatGCATATATATGCATGTGCGCATCAGTCACATCTTCTGGCGTTTTGGGAAGACCGGCAGAGGCAAGGATGGACCCGGCACTGGCGGTGATGTCGCCTTTCCAGAATGAGGCGAGGGGTATTGACGGGATGCTGGAGGACGCTGTGGAGGAGATTACGCGGGCATCGTCGATCGGCGTAAGTAGCGGCAACAACCGAACTTctggcgctgccgacggcgCCTCTGCCGGACCTCCTGCGTTGTCGGCTCTTCCCTTGACCCAGTGCAGCTTCTGTGCCCAGTCtaccaccacccgcgccgtCCCGAAGGACGGCATGTACGTGTGCACCAACTGTTTAGCTGAGCAGGGAAGCCGGCCCCGTTTGTTCCCGCTCGGCACTTTCAAGTGTTGCCCCACCTCCACAGAGGCGATGGACGGTGATGTGGTGCGGTGCGCCGGTTGCTACCGCTGGTACCACGTGCACTGTGTAGGCATCACGGATAGCGTGCTGCGGAACTACGTGActctctccaccacctcatGGTACTGCCCAGAGCCGGCCTGCTGTGATCGCGTGCTGCGAAGGTATTTGAAGAGGTAGACACATGAGTAGCGACAACCAAAGGAAAGCAAGCGAAAAATGCGGTGATGGgtgtttctctctgtgtaaGGCGGAACGCGGAGAGGATAGCGccggcgaggggaggggatgggcGGAGAAGTCTTCACCTccgctcttctttttccctCTGTTCGCCTTCTGTGGGTATTCGATGCTCCGCATGTGcggaggcgtgcgtgtgtgtatgcacCAAATGTACGGTGCACGATTCCATGCGACGTGTACACTTTAGAACGTCGCAGCCGAGGCTgaatcccccctccctccagcGCGATACGAAGTGTTGTGCTGGTTGTGATGTAGAAGAGGGGGACGGTGCtcagcggcgaggtggtcgagtgcccctcctcccccctctcttaCATCATCTCTCTGTTGCACGTTTCCACACAGGTACGGGCATCCCTGCGTAGCATCACCTCCTTGGTATTGCCGCTCGACGCCAAGCACGTGCATGTCCTGCCTGCCCCACCGCTCTCCCCCGtatgtcgccgctgccgccgtctgcTACGCGTTACCTTTCCCTTTCACTTGTTGGCGCCTTATTCACTTTGTTTTGCTCTGGAGCTctgcgctggtgcagccCACGATTGGTTTCGGCCTTTTCTTGCTTCGCTATCTCTGCGCGTCGGTGAGCGTGGGAGGTGCTTATGGGAGGGGCACCCTCCTTACCGGCAAAGACCCACACATCGACactgcacggcggcgcatGGGGTGGACGTGATGATACCGTGGGCCCTGCAAACATCATGTGTGACTTCTTCTACGGTGATGCCGCCCCGCCGCACTATCAAAGCAGCGCGAAGTCAGCCTTCACGCCTCTCCTGCAGACGTGGGTGAAGCCAGAATGGCTTGAAAACAGCACTGCCGCCTTTCTCGACGCCATGCTGTACaccgacgacagcggcgcagctgtggcgcAGGTGTGGCTGCGAATTGACCCAGATGATTCTCATGGGCTgggcgccgcaccgcccctctctttcctcgTGGCAGCGTGTCGGGCACCGCTGGTTTGTCCGAGTCAAGCCAATGCCCCCATTatcagcggcgcagctgtgctCGCTGATGACGCGACATCAGCCGTTCGTCAGTTTCACCTTGTATACCCGTGTGTCAGCGGCACTAACGCTTTACTCCGTGAGGTGGTGCACAACTGGGACGGGGTACGGCTTTCTGTGACCCGCAAGCGAGCACTCCTCAGTGTGGCGGGCGCGACTGCTCCTTACACAGCGACTGCGGTGGTGAACGAAGTTGCCACCGCAGGTGTGTTTGTGCTAGAGTCGGGCGGACACCACCGAGCTGACGCCTTCCATGTTCGAAccgacgcggctgcgcgccaAGGGCTGGTTCCTCCTGTCACTGTGCTGCAGATGCGGGCGCCGCTTTCGCAGGGAGAGACGTACCGGCGTCTTCAGCACGGATGCCTGACCGAGTCACTGGTAGGCTTCGTCGTGCACGAGCCGTACCGACAGTGCTCTATCTTCTCTCTTGCCGCTGTCCCCTCCGCCGGTGCGCAAGCGCTGTATGGGAAGATGCACACGGTGCTGGAGATTagcaccgcccccctccacgACGCCGATGAAGCGCTGGTCCCTTTCTGCGGTCTTGCTCAGCGACTAGTGTACACCGACTGCACCTTGACGCGCACCCTACTCCACGCCTCCCCTCTTCTGGAGGTCACAAGGGTGGTGCTGAGAGTACAAGTGGAGGGGGCACTTTCTCGACCGGCGTCTCTCTCACCCTTGAGCAACGTGACATGGCAGTTGTGCGGCTCGCAGCGCTACGAGGCCACCGTGGttcggctgcagcggcctcTAGAGGAGCGACTGAGTTGGGTCGTGGAGCCACTCCGCGCCGTCTCGTCGGACCTGCAGTGCGTAGGTAGCGCCTTGAACCGTGCAGAGGCTAAagcaacggcggcgcggggGTGTTCTGATTCTGATCCACGAAGTCAGATGCGTTGTGTCACGTGTgtcgcggaggcgcactTTTCATCTTTCTCGCGCCACGGAGGCCACTTCACTGGTGGCGTTAGTCGTCGCTGCTCTCTCACGCTGTCCGCTGACGCCATTTGCTCTGTGTACCGGCACCAACCGCGAACGGAAGGAGGAGCGCACGAgtcacgcagctgccgcagaaCATCCGCGACGTGGTGGCAGCCACCCCCGCTGTGGCTGTCCCGCACCGCGTGCTCCATCACGCATTGCAGCCTTTTCGAGCTGTCTGCGCTGTactgcctcgtcctcgtgCTCAGTTTTCTCGTTCTTCTGCTGCGgaggggcagagggagagaccgTCTCGCTCACAGAGATTCCGTCGCCTGGTGAGCTCCCACTcttgcatgcacgcacgcttcccaccgcctccgtctctcctttTGTGCGCAGTGTCTGTCTCACTCTCTACATCCGCATTTCTTTATAGTGCCGCTCTGTCTTTCTACTGCTAACacgctactgctgctgctgctgctgtcgttgAATGAGGTGCCCCACTGACACGGCTCACCCATACGCCCAGAATAACGATCGAGGAGGAGTAATGGGCACATGCACACTGCTgtgcagacacgcacacacacacacacacaaaccgtGCTCGACGTAAGCGCAGAAGGACTGTGACTCAGCTCTCTCTTCGCCTTTTTTGTGAAAGGCGCAGAACCCTCTTCTTTACTGAACACCATCGCACGGATGGCGGGCACGAGGTTgactcccctccctccctccctccctccaccacacGCAGAACGCATCCCCGCTTGAGGCGTTCGCCGTCatggtgtgtgtctgtcacTCTGCAACCCTGTCATACCGGCCTCTCTATTCCCATCCCTCGCCTCTCTGCGTTGCCCCCTGACCCCCTTCGCTCacaaacacatacacatgccCGGCATCACAGCAACAACTgacttcctccctccctccagcGAAGAGTGGGTGCACCTCTGCCTCTTGCCATCCGCGTCTCCCCAGCTGCCTTCTTGTTTCACGTCTCACCCTAGATCTCTCTGTGCGGCAGCCATCATCGACGTGCTGACAGCCCTCGCTCGTCTTTTCCGCAGGCGCTTCGCTCCGCGTTACagcgcaccgcctctgccgctgcttttGCTCTCTCAACTCTCTTCTACGTGTCTCACCTCCCGCCCCCATCGTCTCTGCTGGTATCGATAGCGGCACATGGAGAACAAGGCGCCAGGGACGGAGCCGCGGCGGGAGGGGTACGCCCCCGCGGCCAACGCGCAGGGGCATGAGAACTTCTTCCACCCAAAGCAAAAGGTAGGGACGCATAACATCCAGCGGGCAGGCCTGCGTTCCGCCAGGCGCGTTGGCTTGTGGTTCACGTCGGGCATGCTCGTGTTCATTGTGATGCCGGCCTATCTAGGGCCCGCGTACGTCAAGTACGTGGCGGGCAGCGAGTGGCTGGAGCGGGCGTCGAAGTCGATCTGGCAGAGGCGCAACGAGAAGGACTACGAACTGTACATGACGCAGCGCAAGAATACGTGGGTGGAATGGCTGGGCCTGAAGCGGTACAACATCAGTGGAGAAGAGAACGACGGTGACATCCAGAAGTACCGgtgaggctgctgctgtcgctccTGCTGACGCGCTTTCCGTGCGTCCGTGTCTGCATGCGCAGTTTAAGGAATTACAATGCGTTTTCCCGCGTCCTTGCGCCTCAATTTTTCTTTTCAGTgtgggaggtgtgtgtgtgtgtgtgcgtgtgtgaacTGTGGGCCGCCTGCGTGGCTGCGCATTTTTCTAGCGCCTGGTCTCTCTTCATCCATCTCCctcgtgaggaggaggagtccACCGATGAAACGACGAAGTGCGGCGCTGTTTCCTTCCTTCCGACAACGTGCCCGCTTCGCTGCCGTACAGCGCGAGGTCAACGCCGCACCCCCGGGCCTGCCACggggcccctcccctcccctcgcatcgcgtggcgcgcagcagccgtgggcACACGCGCTACAGCAGTGCGGCGTCCCGGCCATCTCAGCGCGGCCCCGCCTCAAAGGCAACGCACCCGCCCGCATCCcaggtcgcctcgcagccgctccagccATGCTGGTGGCCACGTGGTGCATATAGCCCTCGCGAGGCGGCTCAGGCGCCACGCACCACTAAGCAGCGAGGGCCGAGTGGGATACGCTCCAGCCACGTCGACACACGCTGCCCATCATATGGAtggcacacgtgcgcgcaccgctgcaggtCGCTCCGGTGCAACGCCGTCCACGACCAGGCCGCCGACATGCGTAGCGCGGAGTCGCTCCGACTCCCCAGCGTCGTAGGCgcctggccctgtcaccacgaGAAGCGGTTGTGCATTGGCGGGAAtaggggagggcaggggctGCCCTGACTTCGCCACACACGGAGCGGGGAAGGGGTGCACGTGGAGGGGCCCTGAGACACGACTCGCTGAGGTGTCCTGCGTCATGAGGGACTGGGCGGAGGCGCATTGGTGTAACTCCCTCTCTATCGCCTACTCACACATTTTCTGCCCGCCTTCGTCCACCCGTCActctgccgccgtcggcagcaCCACACACTGCGCCACCGTACTTTCTGCCTTTCATCAACGTGCACCTTCAGCGCGTCttcccgtgtgtgtgtcttctgcCGTCTTTCCGATCCCGTTGTGGGCCTGGGCGGACTGCGCGACAGTGACTTGGGCGGCCACGTggcgagaggaagaggtgcgGCGCACCGCATTGCTCATAGGCCTAATTGCctgcacccacgcacacagaccTGGTTCCCACGCTCACAAGGTGGCACCAGCGCCGTGATGGAACGTGAGCGGAAGCTGGCGGAGCGAGAGGTGCGCGAGGTCGTGGCGGACGCGGAGTCGCCGCTTGCACAGCGACACGTGCGGGAATCCTTGAAGAAGAACAAATTCGCTGTTGTCCTCTACGCCGTGGCCCTCTTCACACCCGCCTTCTTGCTCATGTTCTTCTACACCGCCAAGGCACGCGAGATCCGCGCCAACTTCAGAGACCCCTACGCCC
Protein-coding sequences here:
- a CDS encoding glycosome import protein is translated as MAWLGDAVDAQYTIDTVSKQQALLPSSNAFSIFPKDHVLRIFQLDALVLQQELVEILQMALFHVFDIPPLQHFRFAYQEELVLVLDALLYRLSVWSMGQSIGDRLQNLVLRDEERARLLALQNTRSILPSLAPSRRLLLVHAIMTLVIPYVTRKVQRKVLEEGWEREPVATTRYRIAKALRYAVVTWSLLSLANTFNFLMTGKYRTLVERSLSLRLVYGSQRMMRFTNLLYMNQHVQWQTWMSLFSALSLGRYFRRLMKSFSSVASSPALLSMNENLCSACHELPTVCQRSNCGHRYCYYCIKSRLLDSQSTGSFRCIKCGQAVHSCAPA